atgagtaaataaataaatctttaaagattaTAATTCAGATTACTTTATCACTAAGAACATTAATTTCCTGGTACTTCATAGACATTCTGTTCTCTTTAAACATTATCTAAAGTGTTAAAAATCATTTCTTCTCATTTTGAGTTAGGTTAGGCTACGACTCAACCCCCAGCCACAATTCCTGCCTGTTATTCTGGGGGATCCTGCATGCAGAATTTATACTCAGATTCTGAATCTCAGCATCttggtaatattttttaaatattttatttagttattggacagACAAAGaagaatcaagaaggaaggggaagataaagaaggcgAGACTGAGAGATACTTGAAGCACTGgttcacttctgaagcttctcctctgcactttgggactggggacttgagcctgggtccttgcacattgtaacatgtgaactcagccCAATGTGCCACTGCACAACCCCAATTTCTTCACATTTTTATAGTcatctacatttctttcttttttaatttttatttataaaaaggaaaacactgaaaaaaaaaatagaataagaggggtacaactccacacaattcccaccaccagaactctgtatcctatcccctcccctgatagctttcctattctttatccctccgggagtatggacccagggtcattatggggtgcagaaagtcatCTACATTTCTAAAAGCAGCAGCCTAAGAACAGAATCATGATCAGAAAAGGGATATTAGTGATATTCTATCTTGATTTTAAGAACTTACATATAAACCTTCTTAACATTACAAGGTAGTTTAAAAATTCATGTTGTGACCTTTAATAATGTGTCAGGGAGGTAAGCATATAACAagtatttttatgttctttttgtAGGTTgggaaatataaataataaaaacaagcacAGTACAAAACATCTGCTAAGAAAAATCTAATGAGAGTTGCAGTGAAAATTACATGCCTGTATTATTTCACATAATTTTACAATCAGAGGTAGgtgttcttttctccatttacAGATGAAAAAACCAAGGCACTAAGTAGCTATGTGACATCCCAAAGTCACACAACTAGTACATAGAAGAAGTAAATCTAGGTTACTTGCTTCCAGAGTCTATACTTCCAACCTCTACATTAAATTCACCCTATAACTTTTTTTCTTGCAGagtcagggcctcacatatgtgcTATGTCACCACTCCTAGAcactttttattcagatagatgagtgacagagagtgagaagaagagagagataagacaccacagcacagagctACCTATAGTGCCATCAATTCCTCCTATGTGGTGCCCAGACTCTAACCCGAATTTTCGTCCTCAGCACCAGCCCTACCCAATGAGCCATCTCTCCGGACCTCTTTCTTATACACAAAGCTAGTCATTTTCTTAAATATATGTGAATCTAaacaatgaataataaataaaggaagcaaTAAGTCTTTACAGAAAAATAACTAATGTAGATTAGAGAAACAATTACCTTTAGGGTAAACCAATTGTTGCAGGCTGGAATTATCAAAACATCCCAGTTAAAATTAGAAGATATGGTGAGAAATAGGATATTTGCAACACCTCATGTTATCTCTCCACATAATACTTACTAACTACAAATGGGGAAATAGTACCTCTAAAGTGGAGTAATCCACCATACATCACCTAAATCAAGTGATCAAAGTTAACATCATCACCAGAAAGGTGGAACCACTGATGTTACTGAGTACATAGACAGAACTCTGTATGAAAGTAAGttttatttaatgatttaaaGCTATTGGCCCACTATGAGCAGTGGATctgtcatgcaggcatcaagacccagtgataaccctggtggcaataaaaataataacaactgtGATGCTATAAATAAATCTATTGGCCCATATAGTTCAGTACTGAACTATCAACTGTGACAAAAATTTAACAAATTATTTGATTTGAGATTGGATAGACACTGGAATCACCTGAAGCATAATTCCCTTAAGTTTTGTCTTCATTCAAATTGCATGTTTTAAgggcctggttaaacacacatgctaCTATGTCCAAAGACCTGCGTTTCCCAAGTTCCCACTCACCAccgtgcaggggaaaagcttaatgagcagtgaagcaggtctacagatgtctctttctctctccctctctacctcccccaaactccctcaatctctctctgtcctatcaaatgaaagggaaaaaaggaaaaatgggcacTGAGAGTGATGGGgtcatcatgcaagcactgagccccagtgataatactggtggcaataagaaaattACAAGCTTTCCATATTATGATGAAGCAAGCTAAAATTTTCTATTAATATTTCTATTATTGTAACATAAATGTACTATAGaaattatatgtggaatctagacttTACAGATTCTGCAAcaaatttttttctgtatttttttgcccctagggttattgctggggcttgcaccacaaatccactgctcctggaggctattttttcccttttgttgccctcgttgcttatcgttattattgttgttgttatcattgctgtagttgttgttgaataggacatagagaaatcgagagagaacaggaaaacaggggaagagaaagacagacacctgcagtcctgtttcactgcccgtgaagtgatccccctgcaggtggggagctgggggatcgaacccagatctttacaccagtccttggactttgccatgtgtgtttaacccactgcgctaccacctggccccctttttctgtatttttaattatgatagagacagagaaatatggagaaagagatgggaagggaggagagaaagagagacatctacagcctgtcccaccacttgtgaagcttacactctgcaggtgggaactgggggcttgagccaggatcttaGTATGGTAACTTGCACACTTtactggctgcaccactgcctggttcccctgAAACAGATTCCAAGTTTGTATTTTCTTGTCCAAGGGATATCACATAAGTGAGGAAATAAACTAAAAAGTATGTCTGTTGATGTCAAGTTATTAGAGCTGATTTTTATATGTGTCACATATAGTTTTTCCCcattatttcatttgttttctttattttcatatgGTAGATTTTAGTACCAGATGGAAGTGGCTAGATAGGTTAAGGAAATTACATAAGGATTTTTGTCTAATTAGCAATATGTTATTCTTTCTCCAAATATGTTTTCCATTGCTAACAAGCAAGAAAACTAATCAATATGAATCTCATTTAACTACATCCTTACTTTTTTTCATCCAGAAGTTATAggggaacaacaagggcaacaaaggggggaaaaatggcctccaggagcggtggattcatggtgcaggcaccgagcccagcaataaccctggaggggaaaaaaaaaagttatacggTAAATGTTCACACACTAGGGGAATGATAAAGAATtagtaaggggctgggtggtggtgcacctggttgagtgcacattacaatgtgcaaggccccacgtttgagctctcccctccccccagtccccacctgcaagaagaaagcttcatgaatggtgaagcagagctgtaggtctctctctctctttcttctctctctccctccacttccctctcgatttctggctgtctctatccaatacataaatatagataatttaaagaaaaaagaattagtaatgtaaggggccaggtattggtgcactcagtagagcagATATCTTACAATATATAGTAAGGACTcattgttcaagcccctggctcccacctgcaaggtagaagcttcacaagcaatgaagcaggtctcctagtgtctctttctctctctctcttctctctctctctctctctctatgtcccacttccctcttgatttctcactatctatatccaataaataaacaaacacattctaattttaaaaagaataaataatatagCTTGCAGTTGCGGGTATGGCGCAGTCGTAGAGTGTGGAACTCATATGTAGAAGattccaggtttgattcccacaGCAATATGCCAGAGTGGTTGTCTGGTCATTCTTCCTCATGCAATAAACAAATAgatgtaaaaattttaaaaaagaaaagaaggaaaggaaggaagagaagaaatgaaGATAAAAGAGAAGAACCTGGTCCTTACCACTCAGGAGGGTAGGATGctgttctgtctttctatcttttcctctgtttcttttcttttttttaaatacttatttatttcctttttgttgcccttgctgttttttttttaattgttgtagttattattgttgttgatgtcgtcgttgttggacaggacagagagaaatggagagaggaggggaagagaaagatagacacctgcagacctgcttcactgcctgtgaagggactcccctgcaggtgtgtgtgtgggggggggggagtggaaccgggatccttacgctttgccgccacgtgcatttaacccgctgcgctacagcccgactccccttttcctctatctctatctaaaaaagtcactctgggaggacctagagggggttaaattgttatgtggaaaactgggaaatgttacacatgtgtaaactagtgtattttactgtagactgtaagcccttactgtagactgtaaggGCTGTTCAACTTCGGAAGCCTCTAAGCACTCAAGATGGCTGgggcctttttttattttcttcttctgtttttgatCACTTTATGGGGAAATGTCTGTCTAGATGGCTATTGCTATCACAGCTGACGTTTCATGTCTCCTCATAACAGGTACATCTCCTCAGTACAGCACACCCTCCCCCAACTGgtcctcttcctccaccataggtcGTTGGTCCCCAGCAGGCCCCCCTTTTGCCCCGTCCTCGCCTCGTCAGCGACACCCAACGAGCCGAGGAAGCTGAGTGTCCGTCACGATTCAGGAAATACCGCGCGTGACTCCCCTCCGAGTCCAGAGGCGGGGAACCTCTTGCTACTCACTTCCTTCAGCCTTCCCTCCCCTATCTGCCCACAGTGAGTGGATCCTCTCAATCACAGCCACTCTCCACAAACCAGAAGGAGCGGCTGCGGGGCACCACCCAGCTTCCCTCTCCAGGGCTGGGAAGAGGCAGCGGAGTCTGGCTTCAAACACCTACAACTGTCGTCAGGAGAACCTGGTCCACACTTCGCAGTGCAGAGTGCCTAGCGAGGTTTGTTCATCCCACCGAGAGGCCTGGGCTCCCGAATCCAGCAACAGAACTACAACTCCCAGAAGACCCGTTGCCTGGTCTGCCGGAAACCCAAGTCTGGCGGAGAGGAAGCAGCGAGACCCggccaacaagccagagctcagtttAGCCAGAAAAAGGGGgcgggaagggctgtggggttaACCTGTCAATTCTCCACGATGAACGTGGTTTTTGCTGTAAAGCAGTACATTTCCAAGATGATAGAGGACAGCGGGCCGGGCATGAAAGTTCTTCTCATGGATAAAGAGACGGTAAGTTTGCTTTTGCTCAGCATTTGTGGGGGAAGCCCTCCTTCCTTTACAATAGCTGGCCCCATCCCACGGGAGGATTCagtatttaaagattttaaaacgaGGGCCAACTCTTCATATACCTGAAAGGTTGTATAAAACTTGCCTAGTAATCTTTTAGTGTAAATGACTCTAACCATTGCCCAGAGATTTGTGTCTGTAACAATGTTTTGGAAtcagaaatctttatttttatttattgccaacaACGGGGGCTTTGCCGCTCCAGGCTCACAtttttagaaacagaaaaatgacacaaaggatcaaagcttcctccaatccCAAAGCCAGGTCGTGGGCATGTCAAAAGCAGGAATGTTCCCAGGTgagctgagctatcttgccagtccagaAATTATGCTCTAAATGTTGCTGCCACGAAATATATGAAGCAGAGTACTTGGAAGACTTTGGGGGTAGTCCTAGTGTATTTTAAGTCCACGACCCCATCCATTGCTCCACCTCCCTGAGAGCATGTTTTCCATTCTTGTATATTACATGTTGTGTGTACTCAATAAATGTTACTATGTGTGTAGAATTTTAGCTATCCGGTTAAGTATTAAGGAAAAAACTTTGTCTTTTATATTGTTGCTTGCTTTTCGTATTCTAATCTAGCACAttgctactattttttttctttacagactGGTATAGTGAGTATGGTGTATACACAATCAGAGATTCTTCAGAAGGAAGTCTACCTTTTTGAACGCATTGATTCTCAAAATAGAGAAATCATGAAACACTTGAAAGCAATTTGTTTTCTTCGTCCTACGAAGGTAATACACAGATTTAGCTGCCACCTGGTCAGGCAGTTACAGAACACTATGATCTGAAAACATTAAGAAGGCAAATAAATTTTGTATTTTCATCATTTGTGGCATTATAATTATCCTAGCTTGTCAGAGTGATTACCTtgactctcctccttccttcaaaATTACTTCTACCTTTCCTCTATTTTAAAAGTGTCTTGAGCCTTTATCATTATATTCACATTTGCATTCTGTAGTGGTTCAATTTTACTCCCATAGTTAAATATGTATTTCTTAGCACAACCCTCAAAGCTGTCTGTCATCTGATCTGGTCCTCCTTTATGTATCCAACCTCCTGTGTCCTACTTCTGCTCCACTGAAGCCAAATTGaccttaaataaataagtaaatacttttttttagagaataattttttaaatattttatttatttgggtagagacataaagaaatcaagagggaagtggggagatagggagagagagatacctgcaacactgcttcaccacatgtgaaccttacctcctgcaggtggggactgggaacttgaacccagggcatgtgcactcaactaggtaaaccaccacctagccccagtaaataaaaatcttgAAAAGGACCTTACCCTTTCATGTTCATTTGTGCCCTCTATTTGTTCTCCTCCCATTCACAGTTCTTAAGCCTGCTGTCAGTTTTCATTCATCATCTTCTAAATCTTGAATCTCTCCTCCTTTAAAAATCCTTTTGTGGGGTAGGGAGATAATCCTCTGGGTAGAGTGGACACTTGCATGCACtaagatttgggttcaagccccagcatcatatGGGAGCACCCTGGACAACACTAGGAAGTACTCCATTactggtagagcagtgctgtggtgtctctcctctctcagtctcaaAAAAatagtcatgtgcatgacccagtttcaaacttggcccccaccacacttagGGAAGTTGCAGTGCTAtgatatcttttcttctttctctttttctgtgtctgtttctgtctggGGGGAAAATAACTTGGAGTAATGAAACACAGGTGATGACCAAAGTAAATACATTAATATCATAAAAATTAAGGAATATAAAATTGGGTAGGGGAGCTAGCAGCAGTATCACACAATGCAGGcctctgagttcattccctggtgctgcataaaacaaattttttttactatttcaaTCATATATTATGTTGCTTTATAGTTATGTTTTTCAATCCAGTGTGTTTTTT
This sequence is a window from Erinaceus europaeus unplaced genomic scaffold, mEriEur2.1 scaffold_901, whole genome shotgun sequence. Protein-coding genes within it:
- the LOC132536511 gene encoding vacuolar protein sorting-associated protein 45-like, with the translated sequence MNVVFAVKQYISKMIEDSGPGMKVLLMDKETTGIVSMVYTQSEILQKEVYLFERIDSQNREIMKHLKAICFLRPTKVIHRFSCHLVRQLQNTMI